One genomic segment of Effusibacillus lacus includes these proteins:
- the phnE gene encoding phosphonate ABC transporter, permease protein PhnE has translation MSQEALKPPAKTKSVLTGLLVLLLLWGSAVKTEANWTELATGMPEMWKLLKEMFPPDWGYLDKIWVPLGETIQMAVIGTTFGAIFAVPVSLFAASNVTRSPWLYHPARFILNLIRTIPDLLFAAVFVAIFGIGPVAGVLALSFFSFGLISKLLYESIEAIDPGPLEAMTAVGANKLQWIHFGVVPQVLATFTAYFLYTFEVNVRAAAVLGLVGAGGIGLYLDSTLGLFRYQQTNTIIIATLAVVLLIDYVSTKAREKLL, from the coding sequence ATGAGTCAGGAAGCGTTAAAGCCGCCCGCCAAGACAAAATCGGTACTGACCGGGTTGCTTGTTTTGCTGCTGCTTTGGGGCAGTGCGGTCAAAACGGAAGCCAACTGGACCGAACTGGCAACCGGCATGCCTGAGATGTGGAAATTGCTGAAGGAGATGTTCCCGCCTGATTGGGGCTATCTGGACAAGATTTGGGTCCCGCTCGGGGAAACGATCCAGATGGCGGTGATTGGCACGACTTTTGGTGCCATCTTTGCAGTGCCTGTCTCTTTATTTGCTGCAAGCAACGTAACAAGGTCTCCATGGTTATACCATCCGGCCCGTTTTATCCTCAATCTGATCCGGACAATTCCGGACCTGCTGTTTGCAGCCGTCTTTGTGGCAATTTTTGGAATTGGCCCGGTAGCAGGTGTTTTGGCGCTTTCATTTTTTTCTTTTGGACTTATTTCAAAACTGCTGTATGAGTCGATTGAAGCGATTGACCCGGGACCGCTTGAGGCGATGACCGCAGTGGGAGCCAACAAGCTGCAGTGGATTCACTTTGGCGTGGTTCCGCAGGTGCTGGCGACATTCACCGCCTATTTTCTTTATACATTTGAAGTGAACGTGAGAGCGGCTGCCGTTTTGGGGTTGGTCGGTGCCGGTGGGATCGGTCTGTATCTGGACAGTACCCTTGGATTGTTCCGATATCAGCAAACCAACACTATCATTATTGCCACTTTGGCCGTTGTCCTGCTCATTGATTATGTCAGTACCAAAGCCCGGGAGAAACTGTTATGA
- the phnE gene encoding phosphonate ABC transporter, permease protein PhnE — MKRLRYWIVALLVVAIYIWSFTGIEFTGIKETAGEITVAILKGLFNPDWGYVYLPEGEDLLRGLLDTLAIAFLGTFITAVLTVPFAFWAANNMSGQSWISGSGKFVLTLVRVFPEIVLAIMFIKAVGPGAFAGVLALGLHSIGMLGKLFSEAIENMDLGPTEALTATGANRLQTLWFAVIPQVLPEFMSFTLYRFEINVRSAAILGIIGAGGIGTPLIFALEARSWDRVGIILLGIIVMVTLIDIISGYIRKKLV; from the coding sequence ATGAAACGACTTCGCTATTGGATTGTTGCGCTGCTGGTTGTTGCTATCTACATCTGGTCCTTCACAGGCATTGAATTCACTGGAATCAAGGAAACTGCCGGCGAGATTACGGTAGCTATCCTGAAAGGCCTGTTCAACCCGGATTGGGGTTATGTGTATTTGCCTGAGGGCGAAGATTTGCTGCGAGGGTTGCTTGATACACTGGCCATCGCTTTTCTTGGGACATTTATCACAGCTGTCCTGACGGTTCCCTTTGCCTTCTGGGCGGCCAATAACATGAGCGGGCAATCATGGATATCCGGTTCCGGCAAGTTTGTCCTTACCTTGGTTCGTGTATTCCCCGAGATTGTGCTGGCCATCATGTTTATCAAGGCTGTGGGACCGGGTGCATTTGCGGGTGTTCTGGCTCTGGGGCTGCACTCCATCGGGATGCTTGGGAAACTGTTCTCCGAAGCCATCGAGAATATGGACCTTGGACCGACGGAGGCTTTGACTGCCACCGGCGCCAACCGTTTGCAGACATTGTGGTTTGCGGTTATCCCTCAAGTATTGCCCGAATTTATGTCCTTCACCTTGTACCGTTTTGAGATCAATGTTCGTTCCGCCGCCATCCTGGGGATTATCGGGGCAGGCGGCATCGGTACCCCTCTGATCTTTGCCCTGGAGGCAAGGTCCTGGGATCGGGTAGGCATTATTCTGCTGGGGATCATTGTAATGGTCACTTTGATCGATATCATTTCCGGGTACATTCGCAAAAAGCTTGTATAA
- a CDS encoding phosphate/phosphite/phosphonate ABC transporter substrate-binding protein, producing MLKKAVMAGLTMVLAAGLLAGCGGGKNQTAPNQGQGGGSAAKGYVPKELKVQFVPSQNAETLEAKAKPLEKLLGDKLGIPVKVSVSTTYNTIIEAMASKQVDVGFLPPTAYVLAKEKGAAEVILQAQRLGVNPDGSSSSDLVDFYRAMVVVKAGSPIKELKDLKGKKVAVQDVTSSAGYVWPAVELKKAGVDPEKDIQAVKVKGHDKGILAVLNGDADAAFVFEDARNTVKKDKPDVFEKVSVLHRTDKIPNDTISVRSDMDKEWISKIQKAFIEIGKDPAGKGIIKDIYTHEGYVESSDKNFDIVREYSKQVGK from the coding sequence ATGTTAAAAAAGGCGGTAATGGCAGGTTTGACCATGGTTCTGGCCGCAGGACTGCTGGCAGGTTGCGGTGGCGGCAAGAATCAAACCGCTCCGAATCAGGGGCAAGGTGGCGGCAGTGCCGCAAAAGGGTACGTTCCAAAGGAACTGAAGGTTCAATTCGTGCCTTCCCAGAATGCGGAAACACTGGAAGCAAAAGCAAAACCGCTTGAGAAGCTGCTTGGGGACAAACTGGGTATCCCGGTAAAAGTAAGCGTCTCCACTACTTATAACACCATCATTGAAGCCATGGCTTCCAAGCAAGTGGATGTCGGATTCCTCCCGCCGACCGCTTATGTATTGGCAAAAGAAAAAGGCGCGGCCGAAGTTATTTTGCAAGCCCAGCGCCTTGGCGTGAACCCGGATGGTTCCAGCAGCAGCGATCTTGTGGATTTCTACCGTGCGATGGTTGTTGTAAAAGCCGGCTCCCCGATAAAAGAACTGAAAGACCTCAAGGGCAAGAAAGTGGCTGTACAGGATGTAACCTCTTCCGCCGGTTATGTATGGCCGGCAGTTGAACTGAAGAAAGCCGGTGTTGACCCTGAGAAGGACATTCAGGCAGTAAAAGTAAAAGGACATGACAAAGGAATTCTGGCCGTTCTGAACGGTGACGCGGATGCCGCATTCGTATTCGAAGATGCCCGCAACACCGTGAAGAAAGACAAACCGGACGTATTCGAAAAAGTTTCCGTTCTCCACCGCACCGACAAGATTCCGAACGATACCATCAGCGTGCGTTCCGACATGGACAAGGAATGGATCTCCAAGATCCAGAAAGCGTTCATCGAAATCGGCAAGGATCCGGCAGGCAAGGGAATCATCAAGGATATTTACACCCACGAAGGGTATGTAGAGTCCTCCGACAAAAACTTCGACATCGTCCGTGAATACTCCAAACAAGTCGGAAAGTAA
- a CDS encoding bifunctional metallophosphatase/5'-nucleotidase encodes MTDSGSGSITIGILETSDVHGNILPINYANNQESELGLAKISTLIRRERERHPNLLVIDNGDLIQGTPLAYYHARIDNEPVDPLVKVLNYLQYDAAVLGNHEFNYGQDVLMKAIRESDFPWMSANIVKSGTTEPYFGKPYLIKEFAEGVRVGVLGLTTQYIPNWENPRHIEGTEFLDAVESAKKWVPVLRDKEQADLVVVSYHGGFERDLETGTRTEQLTGENQGFQLCMEVPGIDVLLTGHQHRSIAGMTVNGVAVIQPGHQARALGKVTVTLVKHDGRWRVVNKKSDLLSVENIEADPVILEMVSAYEEKTQIWLDKPIGKIKGDMRVTDPMAIRLRDNPLIEFFNKVQMEYAQTDISNTALFDNHSPGLGTDVTMRDIVANYIYPNTLRVLRITGQDIKDALEQSASYFATYTGGDIQVNPEFTTPKPQHYNYDMWEGIEYRINISRPFGERVEKLTYKGQPVQMDRLYEVVMNNYRAGGGGNYFMFQGKEVVRDVPTDVSELIANYILERGTIEATCDHNWEVVHN; translated from the coding sequence ATGACAGATTCCGGCAGCGGTTCCATTACCATTGGCATCCTTGAAACGAGCGACGTTCACGGCAACATCTTGCCGATCAATTATGCCAACAATCAGGAAAGTGAACTGGGACTGGCCAAAATATCGACACTGATCCGCAGGGAGCGGGAAAGACACCCCAACCTGCTGGTCATTGACAACGGCGACTTGATTCAGGGAACTCCTTTGGCCTATTACCATGCGAGAATTGACAATGAACCGGTTGACCCGCTGGTAAAAGTGTTGAATTACCTCCAATATGACGCTGCGGTATTGGGAAACCATGAATTTAACTATGGACAGGACGTGCTGATGAAAGCGATCCGGGAATCGGATTTTCCCTGGATGTCCGCCAATATTGTAAAGTCCGGAACGACAGAGCCTTACTTCGGGAAACCCTACTTGATCAAAGAGTTTGCCGAAGGAGTGCGGGTGGGTGTTCTGGGCTTAACCACCCAGTATATCCCGAATTGGGAAAACCCCAGACATATTGAGGGGACGGAGTTTCTGGACGCTGTGGAATCGGCAAAAAAATGGGTTCCTGTTCTCCGCGACAAGGAACAGGCCGATCTGGTGGTTGTCTCCTACCACGGGGGTTTTGAACGGGATTTGGAAACAGGCACCAGGACTGAGCAATTGACGGGGGAGAATCAAGGATTCCAATTGTGTATGGAGGTTCCTGGTATTGATGTGCTGCTGACCGGCCATCAGCACCGGTCTATCGCAGGGATGACGGTAAATGGAGTAGCAGTTATACAGCCTGGACACCAAGCCAGAGCGCTTGGCAAAGTGACTGTTACTCTGGTGAAGCATGACGGACGATGGCGTGTTGTCAACAAGAAGTCGGACCTTCTTTCGGTTGAGAACATTGAGGCTGACCCGGTGATCCTTGAAATGGTCAGTGCTTATGAGGAGAAGACCCAGATCTGGCTGGACAAGCCCATTGGCAAAATCAAAGGGGACATGCGGGTTACCGACCCCATGGCCATTCGTCTGAGAGACAATCCGCTCATTGAATTCTTCAACAAAGTGCAAATGGAGTATGCACAAACGGATATCTCCAACACTGCATTGTTTGACAATCACTCGCCCGGGCTGGGCACTGATGTGACCATGCGCGACATCGTGGCCAATTACATATATCCGAACACACTACGTGTCCTGCGAATTACGGGGCAAGATATCAAAGACGCGCTTGAACAAAGCGCTTCCTATTTTGCAACCTATACAGGCGGGGATATTCAGGTCAATCCGGAATTTACCACACCGAAGCCCCAGCATTACAACTATGACATGTGGGAGGGAATCGAATACAGGATCAACATCTCCCGCCCCTTCGGGGAACGAGTTGAAAAATTAACTTACAAGGGACAACCGGTACAAATGGACCGACTGTATGAAGTGGTAATGAACAACTACAGGGCAGGCGGTGGTGGGAATTACTTCATGTTCCAGGGAAAAGAAGTGGTACGTGACGTTCCGACCGATGTGTCGGAGTTGATCGCCAACTATATCCTGGAACGGGGAACCATTGAAGCCACTTGCGATCATAACTGGGAAGTGGTTCACAACTGA
- a CDS encoding TenA family transcriptional regulator, producing the protein MKSNAFHAYEEVEQAVMDKVRERIIEGPFLTALLNGEFSERQIAEFALHYSYYSRNFPRVLGAAIAAMEPLDKWWVPIADNLWDEAGRGNPKAYHSRMYRTFLESAAPDIEINEEHVPNYPDSPAAKKAVDTFIRFLQSATPLEAMAAVGLGSELFAGEVMGLIGKGLKHPNYNRDRNLNVTFWMAHADSHEPRHYQLCKDILIQHTGSDDLETIYRAGVKIAMSEADFYDDIYRSIA; encoded by the coding sequence ATGAAGAGCAACGCGTTTCATGCATACGAAGAAGTGGAACAAGCCGTAATGGACAAGGTGAGGGAGCGGATTATCGAAGGTCCGTTCCTGACAGCCCTTCTGAACGGGGAATTCAGTGAACGGCAGATTGCGGAATTTGCCCTGCACTATAGTTATTACAGCCGAAATTTTCCAAGGGTGCTGGGGGCGGCGATTGCGGCTATGGAGCCGCTTGACAAATGGTGGGTCCCGATTGCGGACAATCTGTGGGATGAGGCGGGCAGGGGCAATCCAAAAGCATACCATTCCCGTATGTACCGGACTTTCCTGGAATCGGCCGCACCGGATATCGAAATCAATGAAGAACATGTGCCCAACTACCCGGATTCCCCGGCAGCCAAAAAAGCGGTGGATACCTTTATCCGTTTTCTGCAATCCGCCACTCCCCTGGAAGCCATGGCGGCCGTGGGGTTAGGTTCCGAACTGTTCGCGGGTGAAGTTATGGGGTTGATCGGGAAGGGGCTGAAGCATCCCAACTACAACAGGGACAGGAACCTGAACGTCACCTTCTGGATGGCACATGCCGATTCGCATGAACCACGCCACTACCAACTGTGCAAAGACATCCTGATTCAGCATACCGGTTCGGATGACCTGGAGACCATCTACCGGGCGGGCGTGAAGATCGCCATGTCGGAAGCCGATTTTTATGATGACATCTATCGTTCGATCGCATAA
- a CDS encoding spore coat protein, with product MPFGAHETMEVHEILSEKKCMIEHFSMYERQCQDPTLREMLHRHIQTATQSYNQLVSYTHDYHTAQTKMMPMHTAHTYDIKYGLHNPAPSAPQTDMTKMNDQSIASAMLLAHKNSAKNHMAAALECADPNVRQMLVNGSVMCTHEAYETFNYMNHRGMYQVPTMSDHTAKTMLHHYQPMAQGMTGSMEATGQAAYGTGQNGIQDAPKM from the coding sequence ATGCCCTTTGGCGCACACGAAACGATGGAAGTTCATGAGATCCTGTCGGAGAAGAAGTGCATGATTGAACATTTTTCGATGTATGAAAGGCAGTGTCAGGACCCCACTTTACGGGAAATGCTCCACCGTCACATCCAGACGGCAACTCAATCCTACAATCAATTGGTATCGTATACACACGATTACCATACTGCCCAGACCAAGATGATGCCGATGCATACGGCCCATACTTATGATATCAAATACGGACTGCATAACCCTGCTCCGTCTGCTCCCCAGACGGATATGACCAAGATGAATGACCAATCGATAGCTTCCGCGATGCTGTTGGCACACAAGAATTCGGCAAAGAATCATATGGCGGCAGCTCTGGAGTGCGCAGACCCAAATGTTCGCCAAATGCTGGTTAACGGGTCGGTAATGTGTACCCATGAAGCTTACGAAACTTTTAATTATATGAATCATCGCGGCATGTACCAAGTGCCTACCATGAGTGATCATACCGCCAAGACCATGCTTCACCACTATCAGCCAATGGCCCAGGGCATGACCGGCAGTATGGAAGCAACCGGACAAGCGGCGTATGGAACTGGGCAGAACGGGATTCAGGACGCTCCCAAAATGTAA
- a CDS encoding DUF378 domain-containing protein gives MNKFALTLVIIGALNWLLVGLFQFDLVATVLGGGNPAAWLPRVVYTLVGVAGIWCTTLLFRERIVP, from the coding sequence ATGAACAAATTTGCCTTGACACTTGTTATCATTGGAGCTCTGAACTGGTTGCTGGTCGGACTGTTTCAATTTGATCTTGTGGCAACAGTGCTTGGCGGAGGAAACCCGGCTGCCTGGTTGCCCCGGGTGGTCTATACCCTTGTTGGTGTGGCAGGTATATGGTGTACAACTCTGCTGTTCAGAGAGAGGATCGTTCCTTAA
- a CDS encoding DNA-3-methyladenine glycosylase, with protein MKSQLLPEIFFHLPTLDLAKALLGTILVHETMEGTTSGIIVETEAYIGPEDKAAHSYGGIPTERTRVMFGPPGFAYVYQIYGMHYCFNVVSGEETAPEAILIRALEPVVGIPLMIRRRGLDIRQLPDGSWPTNKLKLLTNGPGKLAQAMGISKDQYGLGLKDSSLRILPRRNKLSADQIRSGPRIGIEYAEEAREYPWRYWIAGNPYVSKPR; from the coding sequence ATGAAATCCCAACTTTTGCCTGAGATCTTCTTTCATTTGCCCACTTTGGATTTGGCGAAAGCACTGTTGGGAACCATACTTGTGCATGAAACTATGGAAGGAACCACTTCCGGAATCATTGTGGAAACAGAGGCCTATATCGGTCCCGAGGACAAAGCGGCCCATTCTTATGGCGGAATACCTACGGAGCGAACAAGGGTTATGTTTGGACCTCCCGGCTTCGCGTATGTGTATCAGATCTACGGGATGCATTATTGCTTTAATGTGGTAAGCGGCGAAGAGACAGCTCCGGAAGCCATCCTGATTCGCGCATTGGAACCGGTCGTAGGCATCCCTCTGATGATCCGAAGAAGGGGGTTGGACATCCGGCAGTTGCCTGACGGGTCCTGGCCGACAAACAAGTTGAAATTGTTGACCAACGGACCTGGCAAACTGGCTCAGGCCATGGGCATTTCGAAAGACCAATACGGTCTTGGATTGAAAGATTCATCTCTTCGCATTCTCCCGCGTCGGAATAAGCTTTCGGCAGACCAAATAAGATCGGGACCACGAATTGGAATTGAATATGCGGAAGAGGCAAGGGAGTATCCCTGGCGCTATTGGATAGCCGGAAACCCTTATGTGTCAAAGCCCAGATAG
- a CDS encoding sensor domain-containing diguanylate cyclase: MNQVEMRITNLLFRIFMNTNQLDSFLQRVVRIGTVMLSAGGGCFYMVDKRSGQLVMSGGSGKTLATGIPLTGNELVDVCNQDGNRWARYGNHILIPLYVNDTVQAMICFFDAARPPGGDMTAAADRILDMLGKLYEQKTTTLMKELYHKALIDISQVITQSDDFDDVITTSMRMASEVTGGSCAIMLLTKDEQYLIPSYAHNIEMSDYNNIPMIPQMGLDQTSYEAIRERKAVIVEDVPADPRADQEFCKKYGIRSYLTMPLIFLDRPIGVMFVDYIYKHRFTDMELRFFYDLGHQISHVITTLKTQLELLETKHIQDRLIEMMREMTNTTRLKDVLDDMVSKTHDLLEEKVGVSVWLINETSDRIVLSTWRGDKVNLLQTESVTFSLEELGNAAVLQDLFLEVDSHSTIGQFFLRSGAFYSMGTPLMAGKDLIGILFLHAYDGHQWTDREKLTLSTIGIHAGPIIRNTQYIQLLEKESKLDGLTKVFNRHHFEKTFRDYSRQHVESNKPFSLLMVDIDNFKQINDRYGHTVGDRVVKNVASLLQETTRRGDMVFRYGGEEFCLFLPYTSKVQAEQVAERIRVTIAEADVEPRVTVSIGVATFPECSKDPRLVLEMADHALYKAKRNGKNCVISAD; encoded by the coding sequence TTGAACCAGGTTGAGATGCGCATCACCAATCTGCTGTTTCGAATATTCATGAATACAAACCAGCTGGACTCTTTCCTGCAAAGGGTTGTACGGATCGGTACCGTAATGCTGAGCGCCGGTGGGGGCTGTTTCTATATGGTCGATAAACGTTCCGGTCAGTTGGTCATGTCCGGTGGCTCCGGAAAAACCTTAGCGACGGGTATTCCCCTGACCGGAAACGAACTTGTTGACGTCTGCAACCAGGATGGGAACCGCTGGGCACGATACGGGAACCACATCCTGATCCCTTTATACGTCAATGATACTGTACAGGCAATGATTTGTTTTTTTGATGCGGCTCGCCCTCCTGGCGGGGATATGACGGCTGCCGCCGACCGGATCCTGGACATGCTCGGCAAACTGTATGAACAGAAGACAACAACACTGATGAAAGAGCTTTACCACAAAGCTTTGATTGATATCTCACAGGTCATTACACAATCGGATGACTTTGATGACGTTATTACGACCTCCATGCGGATGGCATCCGAAGTGACAGGCGGTAGCTGTGCCATTATGCTTTTGACCAAGGACGAGCAGTACTTGATCCCGTCATACGCCCACAATATTGAGATGTCGGATTACAACAACATACCGATGATCCCCCAAATGGGGCTGGATCAAACCTCTTACGAGGCGATTCGTGAACGTAAAGCCGTTATCGTGGAGGACGTTCCCGCAGATCCCAGAGCCGATCAGGAGTTCTGCAAGAAGTACGGGATCCGGAGCTATCTGACCATGCCGCTGATTTTTCTTGACCGGCCTATCGGGGTCATGTTTGTCGACTACATTTACAAGCACCGTTTTACGGACATGGAACTCCGTTTTTTTTATGATCTCGGACATCAGATCAGCCATGTGATCACCACTCTTAAGACCCAATTGGAGTTGTTGGAGACCAAACACATCCAGGATCGTCTGATCGAGATGATGCGTGAAATGACAAACACCACAAGACTGAAGGACGTCTTGGATGACATGGTATCGAAGACCCATGACCTGCTGGAGGAAAAAGTGGGCGTTTCCGTCTGGCTGATCAATGAAACGTCTGATCGGATCGTTTTGTCGACTTGGAGGGGGGACAAAGTAAACCTGCTCCAAACGGAGTCAGTGACTTTCTCGTTGGAGGAACTGGGCAATGCGGCAGTGCTGCAGGATCTGTTTCTGGAAGTGGACAGCCATTCCACAATCGGTCAATTTTTCTTGCGATCCGGGGCCTTTTATTCAATGGGCACACCGCTCATGGCAGGCAAAGATCTGATCGGAATCCTGTTCTTGCACGCGTATGACGGTCATCAATGGACCGACCGGGAAAAATTAACCCTTTCCACTATCGGGATCCATGCCGGCCCCATCATTCGAAACACCCAATATATCCAATTGCTTGAAAAAGAATCCAAGCTGGACGGTCTAACCAAGGTCTTTAACCGCCATCACTTCGAGAAAACATTTCGGGACTACAGCAGGCAGCACGTCGAAAGCAACAAACCGTTCTCATTGCTGATGGTTGACATAGACAACTTTAAACAGATCAATGACCGATACGGGCACACAGTTGGAGACAGGGTCGTGAAAAATGTTGCCAGCCTGCTTCAGGAGACCACTCGCAGGGGAGACATGGTGTTCCGTTACGGAGGTGAGGAGTTCTGTTTGTTCTTGCCTTATACGTCAAAAGTGCAAGCGGAGCAGGTGGCCGAAAGAATCCGGGTTACCATCGCAGAGGCGGATGTGGAACCCAGGGTGACCGTATCGATTGGAGTTGCCACCTTCCCTGAATGTTCGAAAGATCCTCGCCTGGTGCTGGAAATGGCCGATCATGCACTGTACAAAGCGAAAAGAAACGGGAAAAATTGCGTAATATCTGCCGACTGA